In the genome of Magnolia sinica isolate HGM2019 chromosome 2, MsV1, whole genome shotgun sequence, one region contains:
- the LOC131226849 gene encoding citrate-binding protein-like has translation MAIIGNREIIDNNQGKDTSSIFPLAVASITLLWIHGAFGWASNDPTYGFVPVPLNDSNFDIQKPYNLPVSERYSFVDGVHRLWVLSTDKPMSNTTNNTSPRTEIRIRGYDYSSGVWQFHGYGYVPNGTPGVCIMQLFGAIGHATTVMMRVYNGSLTYYRYQVVVPNIYDRWFRLNVIHDVGAKRVSIFIDGVLKLEVDDRGGASHYFKCGVYAQGNRSHYMESRWKDIKVLKKM, from the exons atggcaatcattggcaacagGGAGATCATTGACaataaccaag GGAAGGACACGAGTTCTATCTTTCCCTTAGCCGTTGCGAGCATCACACTTCTTTGGATCCATGGTGCATTTGGTTGGGCTTCTAACGACCCAACTTATGGGTTTGTCCCAGTTCCACTCAATGACTCGAACTTCGACATCCAAAAACCCTACAACCTGCCTGTAAGCGAGCGTTACAGCTTTGTAGATGGAGTTCACAGGCTATGGGTCTTATCTACCGACAAGCCTATGTCTAACACAACCAACAATACAAGTCCTCGTACTGAGATTCGTATTCGT GGATACGATTATTCTTCGGGGGTCTGGCAATTTCATGGGTATGGATATGTGCCGAATGGGACACCAGGTGTATGCATCATGCAGCTCTTTGGTGCAATTGGCCACGCCACAACTGTGATGATGAGGGTGTATAATGGTTCTCTAACTTACTACAGGTACCAGGTCGTTGTCCCTAATATCTACGATCGGTGGTTCCGCCTCAATGTCATCCATGACGTTGGTGCCAAAAGAGTTAGCATTTTCATCGATGGGGTTCTAAAATTAGAAGTGGACGATCGTGGAGGGGCCTCTCATTACTTCAAATGTGGGGTTTATGCACAGGGTAACCGTTCCCACTACATGGAGTCTCGTTGGAAGGACATCAAGGTCCTGAAAAAAATGTGA
- the LOC131237381 gene encoding uncharacterized protein LOC131237381 isoform X1 gives MNALPTHALVLSLGSSVEDYLSNVRTHGKNLVTCLMERVDLAACVNQVLGWATSRTDNILCSHPYTPEEKWRVREKRMRSTMLQFLEQLYTMSKICEICSRFNGMYQGLEWKEKVEESSIRTMSLSLKTLFEQFAVEVEPSTSEALDQEREEVFLDLPNEVTQARSFRRGSVHSCFMT, from the exons ATGAACGCCCTGCCCACACACGCCCTCGTTCTCTCTCTCGGAAGCTCAGTTGAAGACTATTTGTCGAAcgtgag GACTCATGGCAAAAACCTGGTGACTTGCCTCATGGAAAGGGTGGATCTGGCAGCATGTGTCAACCAAGTGCTAG gatgggccacaagcagGACAGACAATATCTTATGTTCACATCCATATACTCCCGAGGAAAAGTGGCGAGTTCGAGAAAAAAGGATGAGATCTACGATGCT ACAATTCCTCGAGCAACTGTATACTATGTCCAAAATATGTGAGATCTGTTCTAGATTCAATGGGATGTATCAG GGCTTAGAGTGGAAGGAGAAAGTAGAAGAATCTTCAATTAGAACAATGTCTCTAAGCTTAAAGACATTGTTTGAGCAGTTTGCAGTGGAAGTTGAGCCTAGTACCTCAGAAGCATTGGATCAAGAGAGAGAAGAAGTGTTTCTAGATCTACCAAATGAAGTTACCCAAGCAAG GTCCTTTAGAAGGGGATCAGTCCATTCATGCTTCATGACTTGA
- the LOC131237381 gene encoding uncharacterized protein LOC131237381 isoform X3, whose product MNALPTHALVLSLGSSVEDYLSNVRQFLEQLYTMSKICEICSRFNGMYQGLEWKEKVEESSIRTMSLSLKTLFEQFAVEVEPSTSEALDQEREEVFLDLPNEVTQARSFRRGSVHSCFMT is encoded by the exons ATGAACGCCCTGCCCACACACGCCCTCGTTCTCTCTCTCGGAAGCTCAGTTGAAGACTATTTGTCGAAcgtgag ACAATTCCTCGAGCAACTGTATACTATGTCCAAAATATGTGAGATCTGTTCTAGATTCAATGGGATGTATCAG GGCTTAGAGTGGAAGGAGAAAGTAGAAGAATCTTCAATTAGAACAATGTCTCTAAGCTTAAAGACATTGTTTGAGCAGTTTGCAGTGGAAGTTGAGCCTAGTACCTCAGAAGCATTGGATCAAGAGAGAGAAGAAGTGTTTCTAGATCTACCAAATGAAGTTACCCAAGCAAG GTCCTTTAGAAGGGGATCAGTCCATTCATGCTTCATGACTTGA
- the LOC131237381 gene encoding uncharacterized protein LOC131237381 isoform X4, with amino-acid sequence MNALPTHALVLSLGSSVEDYLSNVRTHGKNLVTCLMERVDLAACVNQVLGWATSRTDNILCSHPYTPEEKWRVREKRMRSTMLQFLEQLYTMSKICEICSRFNGMYQEPIGPTYDQQ; translated from the exons ATGAACGCCCTGCCCACACACGCCCTCGTTCTCTCTCTCGGAAGCTCAGTTGAAGACTATTTGTCGAAcgtgag GACTCATGGCAAAAACCTGGTGACTTGCCTCATGGAAAGGGTGGATCTGGCAGCATGTGTCAACCAAGTGCTAG gatgggccacaagcagGACAGACAATATCTTATGTTCACATCCATATACTCCCGAGGAAAAGTGGCGAGTTCGAGAAAAAAGGATGAGATCTACGATGCT ACAATTCCTCGAGCAACTGTATACTATGTCCAAAATATGTGAGATCTGTTCTAGATTCAATGGGATGTATCAG GAGCCaatagggcccacctatgatcaacAATGA
- the LOC131237381 gene encoding uncharacterized protein LOC131237381 isoform X2 produces the protein MIFEDSWQKPGDLPHGKGGSGSMCQPSARQFLEQLYTMSKICEICSRFNGMYQGLEWKEKVEESSIRTMSLSLKTLFEQFAVEVEPSTSEALDQEREEVFLDLPNEVTQARSFRRGSVHSCFMT, from the exons aTGATTTTTGAGGACTCATGGCAAAAACCTGGTGACTTGCCTCATGGAAAGGGTGGATCTGGCAGCATGTGTCAACCAAGTGCTAG ACAATTCCTCGAGCAACTGTATACTATGTCCAAAATATGTGAGATCTGTTCTAGATTCAATGGGATGTATCAG GGCTTAGAGTGGAAGGAGAAAGTAGAAGAATCTTCAATTAGAACAATGTCTCTAAGCTTAAAGACATTGTTTGAGCAGTTTGCAGTGGAAGTTGAGCCTAGTACCTCAGAAGCATTGGATCAAGAGAGAGAAGAAGTGTTTCTAGATCTACCAAATGAAGTTACCCAAGCAAG GTCCTTTAGAAGGGGATCAGTCCATTCATGCTTCATGACTTGA
- the LOC131237381 gene encoding auxin response factor 12-like isoform X5 produces the protein MECVCKCKEACCRNEKNQLLLGIRCANRPQTVMSVLSSDSMHIGLLAAAAHAAATNSRLTIFYNPRASPSEFVIPLAKYAKGVYHTRVLAGMRFSMLFETEESSVHRLK, from the exons ATGGAGTGTGTTTGTAAGTGCAAAGAGGCTTGTTGCAG GAACGAAAAGAATCAGTTACTCTTGGGAATTCGGTGTGCTAATCGgccacaaacagtcatgtcaGTTTTATCAAGTGATAGCATGCACATAGGGCTCCTTGCTGCAGCAGCTCATGCGGCTGCCACAAATAGTCGTTTAACTATTTTTTATAACCCAAG GGCAAGCCCATCTGAATTTGTCATACCTCTAGCCAAATATGCTAAAGGAGTCTACCACACCCGTGTTTTAGCTGGCATGCGCTTTTCGATGCTATTTGAGACAGAAGAGTCGAGTGTGCATCG